One window from the genome of Carassius carassius unplaced genomic scaffold, fCarCar2.1 SCAFFOLD_58, whole genome shotgun sequence encodes:
- the LOC132134227 gene encoding plakophilin-4-like — MNSYSDSGYQDAVSYYSGQAQRLHTSLPASGGSSTLQRGSRAEGQAAGHPRTQELQGSGMMDGTKPGRAMRRVGSMPARVQPLYRSSISPSRGSLRTTGSSYGSPITTEPKPLFTSTTLSAVPQKASPSTLRRAL, encoded by the exons ATGAACTCTTACTCTGATAGTGGTTATCAGGATGCGGTCAGCTACTACAGCGGTCAGGCTCAGAGACTTCACACATCACTTCCTGCTTCAGGAGGAAGCTCCACACTGCAGAGGGGCTCCAGGGCCGAGGGCCAGGCTGCAGGACACCCCCGAACACAGGAGCTACAG GGGTCGGGAATGATGGACGGGACTAAACCAGGTCGTGCTATGCGCCGTGTTGGTTCAATGCCCGCTCGTGTTCAGCCACTGTACAGAAGCAGCATCTCTCCGTCTCGAGGTTCTCTTCGGACCACTGGAAGCTCCTATGGGTCGCCGATTACGACTGAACCTAAACCTCTTTTCACAAGCACCACCCTGTCTGCAGTCCCACAGAAGGCCTCTCCTTCCACCCTGCGAAGA GCTCTGTGA